In Bosea vestrisii, the following are encoded in one genomic region:
- a CDS encoding penicillin-binding transpeptidase domain-containing protein, which produces MSHPLFRGLKRSVTAVAVGTVTIVGFLWLSGGLIGELAASRAWIKQPDFTETSRSNEDLFAQGVATGLIWLDPTGPNIRSQPCEALYDASLTMPTPQGTKEFSRTLLDRLCNLPAGAQIRSEMLAWNNSFLIAAARDDRAPDRRCADGTPLTLPVVPAGCRPSGWTARVAQTTDLAAPLNVMPNAVPPPRDFADFAKRRANQLSDWALFGPLRAPDDRLVLSTRLPPGNRRVTVDMILEPARIVVGNERVNLDPKRDEQTVRIAGLAIAAERICSDSDEFATCAEEAQQGLPHGWRFSITGARRRDVEIGFEGQPVRAVPPRAREILGGSGVQSEDGKVKLWRSSHIEADCERAKTKLVCELGWRGAVTQRRTGAARALFFADGTPALDNNGIPLPIVDELGLTAMIGYGAGDVGSLSAALGRARTRENLTLTIEPRLQKLVQEAVYEHMGERLGRGKRPRKPGPLPVNLAPEQEPPDQGDGRAVVLLMDAGDQPGSLLGLASWPDFVPGMHSWDIQALSTGRDSDSPLAGHGWRAGDVHTMPGSTFKLVTGLASILAVREQPRFADMIMGRTPPAQQAQIFGIAGGGGLNVDGVPITNYGGAGFNYGILSASQSGCPDAGRGAQIGFCEALIKSSNLWFAGMALTMDGRKVGGRATTIPGRTGTILAEMTEHLYPITQPGSLAQPGIDLTRGIVPGAQRLTGEALDLAVEDKRNARRIDLATNSYGQGVRATPIAMASIYGSVGARKVILPRVLKPVSDVAETPLPNEGKPVIPGMDPRQAEPFLDDAQRGLYGVVNSPGGTAAGVMASLPPDVRKRIFGKTGTADTIEGMNSAWFAGWMDNVAGHKRVAFTCLVSHTRETGGRACGRLMAGLLAKMAALGDKK; this is translated from the coding sequence ATGAGCCATCCGCTCTTCCGTGGCCTGAAGCGCAGCGTCACCGCCGTCGCGGTCGGCACCGTCACCATCGTCGGCTTCCTCTGGCTCTCGGGTGGGCTGATCGGCGAGCTCGCCGCAAGCCGCGCCTGGATCAAGCAGCCGGATTTCACCGAGACCAGCCGCTCGAACGAAGACCTGTTCGCGCAAGGCGTCGCGACCGGGCTGATCTGGCTCGATCCGACCGGGCCGAACATCCGCTCGCAGCCCTGCGAGGCGCTCTACGACGCCTCGCTGACCATGCCGACACCGCAGGGCACCAAGGAATTCTCGCGCACGCTGCTCGACCGGCTCTGCAACCTGCCAGCCGGCGCGCAGATCCGCTCGGAGATGCTGGCCTGGAACAACTCCTTCCTGATCGCAGCCGCTCGCGACGACCGCGCGCCGGACCGGCGCTGCGCCGACGGCACGCCGCTGACGCTGCCGGTGGTGCCGGCCGGCTGCCGCCCCTCTGGCTGGACCGCTCGCGTCGCCCAGACCACCGACCTCGCCGCGCCGCTCAATGTGATGCCGAACGCGGTGCCGCCGCCGCGCGATTTCGCCGACTTCGCCAAGCGCCGCGCCAACCAGCTCTCCGACTGGGCCCTGTTCGGTCCCTTACGCGCGCCGGACGACCGGCTCGTGCTGTCGACACGGCTGCCGCCCGGCAATCGCCGCGTCACCGTCGACATGATCCTCGAGCCGGCGCGCATCGTCGTCGGCAATGAACGGGTCAATCTCGATCCCAAGCGCGACGAGCAGACCGTGCGCATCGCGGGGCTTGCCATCGCGGCCGAGCGCATCTGCTCCGATAGTGACGAGTTCGCGACCTGCGCCGAGGAGGCCCAGCAGGGCCTGCCCCATGGCTGGCGCTTTTCCATCACCGGCGCGCGCCGCCGCGACGTCGAGATCGGCTTCGAGGGACAGCCGGTCCGGGCCGTGCCGCCGCGCGCCCGCGAAATCCTCGGCGGATCGGGCGTCCAGAGCGAGGACGGCAAGGTCAAGCTCTGGCGCTCCTCGCATATCGAGGCCGATTGCGAGCGGGCCAAGACCAAGCTGGTCTGCGAGCTCGGCTGGCGCGGCGCGGTCACGCAGCGGCGCACCGGTGCTGCCCGCGCCCTCTTCTTTGCCGACGGCACGCCGGCGCTCGACAATAACGGAATTCCGCTGCCGATCGTCGACGAGCTCGGCCTGACAGCGATGATCGGCTACGGCGCCGGCGATGTCGGCTCGCTTTCGGCCGCGCTCGGCCGGGCCCGCACCCGCGAGAACCTGACGCTGACGATCGAGCCCCGCCTGCAGAAGCTGGTGCAGGAGGCGGTCTACGAGCATATGGGCGAGCGCCTCGGCCGCGGGAAACGCCCGCGCAAGCCGGGCCCGCTGCCGGTCAACCTCGCCCCCGAGCAGGAACCGCCGGACCAGGGCGACGGCCGCGCCGTCGTGCTCCTGATGGATGCCGGCGACCAGCCGGGCTCGCTGCTTGGCCTGGCGAGCTGGCCCGATTTCGTGCCGGGCATGCACAGCTGGGACATCCAGGCGCTCTCGACCGGACGCGACAGCGACTCGCCGCTCGCCGGCCATGGCTGGCGCGCCGGCGACGTCCACACCATGCCGGGCTCGACCTTCAAGCTGGTCACCGGCCTCGCCAGCATCCTGGCCGTGCGCGAGCAGCCTCGCTTCGCCGACATGATCATGGGTCGCACGCCGCCGGCCCAGCAGGCGCAGATTTTCGGCATAGCGGGCGGCGGCGGTCTCAATGTCGACGGCGTGCCGATCACCAACTATGGCGGCGCCGGCTTCAATTACGGCATCCTGTCGGCGTCACAGAGCGGCTGCCCCGATGCGGGCCGCGGCGCGCAGATCGGCTTCTGTGAGGCGCTGATCAAATCGTCCAACCTGTGGTTCGCCGGCATGGCGCTGACCATGGACGGGCGCAAGGTCGGCGGCCGTGCCACCACCATACCCGGCCGCACCGGCACGATCCTGGCCGAGATGACCGAGCATCTCTATCCGATCACCCAACCGGGCAGCCTTGCCCAGCCCGGCATCGACCTGACGCGCGGCATCGTGCCCGGTGCGCAGCGGCTGACCGGCGAGGCGCTCGATCTCGCGGTCGAGGACAAGCGCAATGCCAGGCGCATCGACCTCGCCACCAACTCCTACGGCCAGGGCGTGCGCGCGACGCCGATCGCCATGGCCTCGATCTACGGCTCGGTCGGCGCCCGCAAGGTCATCCTGCCGCGCGTGCTGAAGCCGGTCTCGGACGTCGCCGAGACGCCGCTGCCGAACGAGGGCAAGCCGGTGATCCCCGGCATGGACCCACGCCAGGCCGAGCCCTTCCTCGACGACGCCCAGCGCGGCCTCTACGGCGTGGTCAACTCGCCGGGTGGCACCGCCGCCGGCGTGATGGCCTCGCTGCCGCCGGATGTGCGCAAGCGTATCTTCGGCAAGACCGGCACGGCGGACACCATCGAGGGCATGAACTCGGCCTGGTTCGCCGGCTGGATGGACAATGTCGCGGGCCACAAGCGCGTCGCCTTCACCTGCCTGGTCTCGCATACGCGGGAGACCGGCGGGCGCGCCTGCGGCCGGCTGATGGCCGGCCTGCTCGCCAAAATGGCCGCGCTCGGAGACAAGAAGTGA